The proteins below come from a single Mucilaginibacter mali genomic window:
- a CDS encoding TonB-dependent receptor, whose protein sequence is MKIKTLLYLSLFLSGFTGAYAQRAASIKGTVKSADNQPAEAVTIGIKNTSLGTITTADGHFQFGKIKPGIYTIKVSAVGLTSEEKQVTVTAGNTTIVDFVLNESASQLNEVAVTARKQRYKVDQTSQSLRLNEPLLQVPQNIQVVSGQVLADQQVISMSDGLIRNVSGAVRLEHWGDMYANITMRGSQIQAFRNGFNIVNSYWGPLTEDMSFVDHIEFVKGPAGFMLGNGDPAGLYNVVTKKPTGQTKGEFSLTTGSFGLYRSTLDLDGKLSKDGKLLYRLNLSAQEKGSFRANEFNNRYVVAPVLSYQIDSATKITAEYVYQRANMSDVGSFYVFSPKGYAALPRDFTALPAGLPPTNINDHSFTLNMQHQLNTDWKLTAQAAYYNYDMLGSSMWPNSVDAAGKYIRSIGLWQAKSQMTLGQVFLNGKLNTGFVQHNILAGLDMGNKSYYADYAQSYAIDKAGQEFDPANPNLGVPGNGYPNFDLSQNLEARAAAGFGIIKQNYSSIYVQDVLGFINNRVRLTLAGRYTYVQQDAFNSPVSGKHFTPRVGLSVSVDEQTSVYGLYDQAFTPQTSGRLKEGGSVKPLTGSNLEFGVKHDWAEGKWNTSLSVYRILKNNEVQADPSSTPQNPVSFLLGQKKSQGIEFDLRGELLPGLNLTANYAWTDSKVTQVGQYAASIVKVGDVVPGYAKHTANAWLGYKLLNGTLKGTGISAGATYLGGRETDTWSVGLQRLPTYFKLDGGLFWEGKQLRVTGNVMNILDKYLYSGSYYSFLNAYYWQAEAPRNYRLSISYRF, encoded by the coding sequence ATGAAAATAAAAACCTTACTCTACCTGTCCCTATTCTTGTCAGGCTTCACTGGCGCTTATGCGCAACGTGCTGCTTCTATAAAAGGCACCGTTAAAAGTGCCGATAATCAACCGGCCGAAGCTGTTACCATCGGTATAAAGAATACCAGTTTAGGTACGATCACCACGGCCGATGGTCATTTCCAGTTCGGTAAAATTAAGCCGGGGATTTACACCATTAAAGTATCGGCCGTGGGTTTGACATCTGAAGAAAAGCAAGTTACTGTAACCGCCGGCAACACTACCATTGTTGATTTTGTGCTGAACGAAAGCGCAAGCCAGTTGAACGAAGTGGCCGTAACTGCCCGCAAGCAGCGCTACAAGGTCGATCAAACATCGCAAAGCCTGCGCCTGAACGAGCCTTTGCTACAGGTGCCCCAAAATATCCAGGTGGTAAGCGGCCAGGTACTGGCCGATCAGCAGGTGATCAGCATGAGCGACGGCCTGATCCGCAACGTGAGCGGGGCCGTGCGCTTAGAGCATTGGGGCGATATGTATGCCAACATCACCATGCGTGGTTCGCAGATCCAGGCTTTCCGCAATGGCTTCAATATTGTTAACTCGTATTGGGGCCCGCTGACCGAGGATATGAGCTTTGTAGATCATATCGAATTTGTAAAAGGCCCGGCTGGTTTTATGCTGGGTAACGGCGATCCGGCCGGGTTATACAACGTGGTTACTAAAAAGCCAACGGGCCAAACCAAGGGCGAGTTTAGCTTGACCACCGGCAGTTTCGGTCTGTATCGTTCTACGCTTGATCTGGATGGCAAACTGAGCAAAGATGGCAAATTACTTTACCGCCTTAATTTATCGGCACAGGAAAAAGGTTCGTTCCGCGCTAACGAGTTTAATAACCGTTATGTGGTAGCCCCGGTATTATCATACCAAATAGACAGTGCGACAAAGATCACCGCCGAATATGTTTACCAGCGCGCAAACATGTCGGATGTGGGTTCATTCTACGTGTTCAGTCCAAAAGGTTACGCGGCGCTTCCGCGCGATTTTACGGCCCTGCCCGCCGGATTACCGCCAACTAATATCAACGACCATAGCTTTACCCTGAACATGCAGCACCAGTTGAACACCGACTGGAAGCTGACCGCACAGGCTGCTTATTATAATTACGATATGCTGGGTTCATCCATGTGGCCAAACTCGGTTGACGCGGCCGGTAAATACATTCGCAGCATTGGTTTATGGCAGGCCAAAAGCCAGATGACGCTGGGTCAGGTTTTCCTGAACGGTAAGCTGAACACCGGTTTTGTGCAGCATAATATTTTAGCCGGCCTGGATATGGGCAACAAAAGCTATTATGCCGACTATGCCCAAAGCTATGCCATTGATAAAGCCGGCCAGGAGTTCGACCCGGCTAACCCTAACCTGGGCGTGCCAGGCAACGGCTATCCAAATTTCGATCTGAGTCAAAACCTGGAAGCCCGTGCGGCTGCCGGTTTCGGTATCATTAAACAAAACTACAGCAGTATTTATGTGCAGGATGTGCTGGGCTTCATCAACAACCGTGTGCGCTTAACGCTGGCAGGCCGCTATACCTACGTACAGCAGGATGCCTTTAACAGCCCGGTAAGCGGCAAGCACTTTACGCCGCGTGTTGGCCTGAGCGTATCGGTTGATGAGCAAACTTCTGTCTACGGTTTGTACGACCAGGCTTTTACCCCGCAAACCAGCGGCAGGTTGAAGGAGGGCGGTTCTGTAAAGCCATTGACCGGCAGCAACCTGGAGTTTGGCGTGAAGCACGATTGGGCCGAGGGCAAATGGAATACCTCGCTATCGGTTTACCGCATCCTGAAAAATAACGAAGTGCAGGCCGACCCAAGCAGCACCCCGCAAAACCCGGTATCGTTTTTATTAGGCCAAAAGAAATCGCAGGGGATCGAGTTCGATCTGCGCGGCGAACTGTTACCGGGCCTGAACCTGACCGCCAACTACGCGTGGACGGACTCGAAGGTGACCCAGGTTGGTCAATACGCCGCGTCGATAGTTAAGGTTGGCGATGTGGTGCCGGGTTATGCCAAGCATACCGCCAATGCCTGGTTAGGCTATAAACTGCTGAACGGAACCTTAAAAGGTACCGGCATATCAGCCGGCGCAACTTATTTAGGCGGTCGCGAAACCGACACCTGGAGCGTGGGCCTGCAACGCCTGCCAACTTATTTTAAGCTGGATGGCGGCCTGTTTTGGGAGGGCAAACAGCTTAGGGTAACCGGCAACGTGATGAACATCCTTGATAAATACCTGTATTCGGGTTCGTACTACTCGTTCCTGAACGCTTACTACTGGCAGGCCGAAGCGCCACGTAACTATCGCTTAAGCATTAGCTACCGCTTTTAA
- a CDS encoding TlpA family protein disulfide reductase, producing MKKALLFVLLISAYFANAQTISITATGAANNTLQVNQPVLGYHLPNKRTYQLGAVPTVQVPNTLKTAAFITVIYNERSERVFVEPGQSIQVTITVDGKKQTVDVNGPNTAGSKLLAQLNHPFYQSRARGYSKKDSTMAGMSALIKQDMERELHPFDSLLMFKQISQAFYNVAKRDITYYYAAVKGAIMLEDYAPTTYETKHPLYRPTMHKDIEAAWAGVYKEFPMTEFAAGAPEFYYYAKDYVMWYKIMYPLTKAGKKPEQIYTRENQYDVKYNGINASFDGKLREYLLAMYQYDELIQKDYQLQLVQLYNRFTATYPASVYTVHLTPAVNDIKAYLAKANENFKPDQHLLASNTINSFDELLTNFKGKTVFIDMWATWCGPCKAEFEFNPDLKKYLVANNVQMLYISMDKDEADKQWQEMIKYYDLGGNHVRTTDNLRNDLMKIFWDGKGYAIPRYVIVKDGKIVEKDAKRPADKQKLYDQIGKYL from the coding sequence ATGAAAAAAGCCCTGCTCTTTGTCTTACTCATAAGCGCATACTTTGCTAACGCGCAAACCATCAGCATCACCGCAACTGGTGCGGCCAATAATACGCTCCAGGTAAATCAGCCGGTGCTGGGGTATCATCTGCCCAATAAAAGAACCTACCAGTTGGGCGCGGTACCAACCGTACAAGTACCCAACACCTTAAAAACCGCGGCATTTATTACGGTTATTTATAATGAAAGGAGCGAACGCGTTTTTGTTGAACCAGGCCAATCCATACAGGTAACCATTACGGTAGATGGCAAAAAGCAAACCGTGGACGTAAATGGGCCAAATACCGCGGGCTCCAAACTGTTAGCTCAGCTTAACCATCCTTTTTATCAAAGCAGGGCGCGCGGCTATTCTAAAAAAGATAGCACCATGGCTGGCATGAGCGCCCTGATTAAACAGGACATGGAGCGCGAACTGCACCCGTTCGATTCGCTGCTGATGTTTAAACAGATCAGTCAGGCATTTTACAATGTTGCCAAGCGCGATATTACTTACTATTACGCCGCTGTAAAAGGGGCTATCATGCTGGAGGACTACGCGCCTACCACTTACGAAACCAAGCATCCTTTATACCGGCCAACCATGCACAAGGATATTGAAGCCGCCTGGGCCGGTGTTTATAAAGAGTTCCCGATGACGGAATTTGCTGCCGGAGCACCGGAGTTTTATTATTACGCCAAGGATTATGTGATGTGGTACAAGATCATGTATCCCCTCACCAAAGCAGGAAAAAAACCCGAACAGATCTATACACGCGAAAACCAATACGACGTCAAGTACAATGGCATCAATGCCAGCTTCGACGGTAAATTGCGGGAATACTTACTGGCCATGTATCAGTATGATGAACTGATTCAAAAAGATTACCAGCTGCAACTGGTGCAGCTTTATAACCGCTTTACGGCCACCTATCCCGCAAGTGTTTATACGGTACACTTAACGCCGGCGGTGAACGATATTAAAGCCTACCTGGCTAAAGCGAACGAGAATTTCAAACCCGATCAGCATTTACTGGCCAGCAACACCATTAACAGCTTTGATGAACTGCTGACCAACTTTAAGGGCAAAACTGTATTTATTGATATGTGGGCTACCTGGTGCGGCCCCTGCAAAGCCGAGTTTGAGTTTAACCCCGATCTGAAAAAGTACCTTGTTGCCAATAACGTGCAAATGCTTTACATTTCGATGGATAAGGATGAAGCCGATAAGCAATGGCAGGAAATGATAAAATATTACGATTTGGGCGGCAACCACGTGCGCACCACCGATAACCTGCGTAACGACCTGATGAAGATCTTTTGGGATGGCAAAGGTTACGCCATCCCCCGGTATGTAATAGTAAAGGATGGCAAGATAGTTGAAAAAGACGCTAAGCGCCCGGCAGATAAGCAAAAACTTTACGACCAGATAGGGAAGTATTTATAG
- a CDS encoding NAD-dependent epimerase/dehydratase family protein, translated as MANQLKVIITGATGMVGEGVLHECLRRDEVGEVLIVNRRPSGFTHPKLTEIIHTDFFDLSAIEDGLKGYDACYFCLGISSVGVDADTYYRMTYTLTMHVAETLSRLNPAMTFCYVSGASTDSTEQGRVRWARVKGKTENDLTKLPFKKVYNFRPAAMIADKDAKNTPKLYQYLKWLIPVIKLLMPNKISTLQEVGNAMLHVTLKGYPKTIIEVEDIHAIAKL; from the coding sequence ATGGCAAACCAACTAAAAGTAATCATCACCGGGGCTACCGGCATGGTAGGCGAGGGCGTGCTGCACGAATGCCTGCGCCGTGATGAAGTGGGCGAAGTGCTGATCGTTAACCGCAGACCGAGTGGCTTCACACATCCAAAGCTAACGGAAATTATCCACACCGACTTTTTTGATCTTTCGGCAATTGAAGACGGGCTGAAAGGATATGATGCCTGCTACTTTTGCCTCGGCATTTCATCGGTTGGGGTTGATGCCGATACCTATTACCGCATGACCTATACCCTCACCATGCATGTAGCCGAAACGCTAAGCCGCCTGAACCCGGCTATGACTTTCTGTTACGTATCAGGCGCAAGTACGGATAGCACCGAACAAGGCCGGGTGCGCTGGGCACGCGTAAAAGGCAAAACCGAGAATGACCTGACGAAGCTGCCATTTAAAAAAGTCTACAATTTCCGCCCCGCCGCCATGATCGCTGATAAGGACGCTAAAAATACACCAAAGCTTTACCAATATTTGAAATGGCTGATCCCGGTAATTAAACTGTTAATGCCCAATAAGATCAGTACCCTACAGGAAGTAGGCAATGCGATGCTACATGTAACCCTGAAAGGCTATCCGAAAACCATTATTGAGGTGGAGGATATCCACGCGATAGCGAAACTATGA